A region of Polynucleobacter sp. JS-Mosq-20-D10 DNA encodes the following proteins:
- the dnaB gene encoding replicative DNA helicase has product MAESRSRSLMSNPGMMGSGDPALQALKVPPHSVEAEQSLLGGLLIDNTAWDRLGGVLTDKDFYRPEHALIYKVIQRLVGDNHPADVITVHEAVKSEQGGDLVGIDYLNSLAQSTPSAANIKGYADIVRDRSILRRLIEVSDNIVNSAFVPEGRSVRTLLDEAESRILQIGEEGSRKADYLEIEPLLKTVVARIDELYNRQGGSDITGIATGFIDLDKQTSGLQKGDLVIVAGRPSMGKTAFALNIAENVALAEGLPVVVFSMEMSGEQLAARLLGSVGRVDQSRMRTGKLQDDEWPRVTDAIARLSNTQILIDETGALSSLELRARARRIARNFGGTLGLVVIDYLQLMSGSGSENRATEISEISRSLKSLAKELQCPVVALSQLNRGLEQRPNKRPIMSDLRESGAIEQDADLIMFIYRDEVYHPDTTQDKGMAEIIIGKQRNGPIGTVRLSWQGPYTKFDNLAMGSVGYSSGGYEPF; this is encoded by the coding sequence ATGGCTGAATCCCGCTCACGCTCCCTAATGTCAAATCCTGGCATGATGGGTTCTGGGGATCCAGCCTTGCAGGCTCTAAAAGTACCGCCACATTCTGTAGAAGCCGAGCAATCTTTGCTCGGCGGTCTACTGATCGATAACACGGCCTGGGATCGCCTAGGTGGTGTGTTAACTGATAAAGATTTCTATCGTCCTGAGCATGCTCTGATCTATAAGGTCATTCAGCGTTTAGTTGGCGACAATCATCCCGCTGACGTCATTACAGTTCATGAGGCTGTTAAGTCCGAGCAGGGTGGTGACTTAGTTGGTATTGATTACCTCAATTCATTAGCGCAAAGTACTCCAAGTGCAGCGAACATCAAAGGCTATGCCGACATTGTTCGTGATCGCAGCATTCTGCGTCGCCTAATCGAAGTGTCTGACAATATTGTGAACTCAGCATTTGTTCCAGAGGGCCGTTCTGTAAGAACGCTCTTGGATGAAGCGGAGTCACGCATTCTGCAAATTGGCGAGGAGGGTAGTCGCAAAGCTGATTACCTCGAGATTGAACCCTTACTTAAAACCGTTGTTGCGCGTATTGATGAGTTATATAACCGTCAAGGTGGCAGTGACATCACGGGTATTGCAACTGGATTTATTGATCTAGATAAACAAACTAGTGGTCTGCAAAAAGGTGACTTGGTAATTGTTGCAGGTAGACCGTCGATGGGTAAAACGGCGTTCGCATTAAACATTGCTGAGAACGTTGCTCTAGCTGAAGGTTTGCCAGTCGTTGTTTTTTCAATGGAGATGTCAGGTGAGCAATTAGCGGCTCGTTTATTGGGTTCAGTAGGGCGCGTTGACCAAAGTCGTATGCGTACCGGCAAACTTCAAGATGATGAGTGGCCACGTGTTACTGACGCCATTGCTCGTTTGAGTAATACCCAAATTTTGATTGATGAGACTGGTGCTCTTTCCAGTTTAGAGTTGCGTGCGCGTGCACGTCGTATTGCTCGCAACTTTGGTGGAACACTTGGCCTTGTTGTCATTGACTACTTGCAGTTGATGAGTGGCTCCGGCTCTGAGAATCGTGCGACTGAGATTTCTGAAATATCACGCTCACTCAAGTCGCTCGCAAAAGAACTGCAGTGCCCAGTGGTTGCCCTATCACAGTTAAATCGTGGCCTTGAGCAACGCCCCAACAAGCGTCCAATCATGTCTGATTTGCGTGAGTCAGGCGCGATCGAGCAAGACGCTGACTTAATTATGTTTATTTATCGTGATGAGGTGTATCACCCAGATACAACCCAAGACAAAGGTATGGCGGAGATCATTATTGGCAAGCAGCGTAACGGACCAATTGGCACGGTACGCTTAAGCTGGCAGGGTCCGTATACCAAGTTCGATAACTTGGCGATGGGATCAGTGGGTTACTCCTCTGGTGGCTATGAGCCGTTCTAA
- the rplI gene encoding 50S ribosomal protein L9 has translation MQIILLEKVINLGNLGDIVRVKDGYARNFLIPQRKARRATETAIADFAVRRAELEKLAAEKLAAAQAVGAKLKDLVLEIGQKAGVDGRLFGSVTNHDIADALKAKGFVIEKASVRMPTGPLKMVGDHPVAVAVHTDVVADITIRVVGEQA, from the coding sequence ATGCAAATCATTCTTTTAGAAAAAGTAATTAACCTGGGCAACCTCGGTGACATCGTTCGTGTTAAAGACGGTTACGCTCGTAATTTCCTAATCCCACAACGCAAAGCTCGTCGTGCAACTGAAACAGCCATCGCTGACTTTGCAGTACGTCGTGCTGAGTTGGAAAAATTGGCTGCTGAGAAGTTGGCTGCTGCGCAAGCGGTTGGCGCAAAGCTCAAAGATTTAGTTCTTGAAATCGGTCAAAAAGCGGGAGTTGACGGTCGTTTGTTTGGTTCTGTAACTAACCATGACATCGCTGATGCTTTGAAGGCAAAAGGCTTCGTAATCGAAAAAGCTTCTGTTCGTATGCCTACTGGCCCATTGAAGATGGTTGGTGATCACCCTGTAGCGGTAGCTGTGCATACCGATGTAGTGGCTGACATCACTATCCGTGTAGTTGGCGAGCAAGCGTAA
- the rpsR gene encoding 30S ribosomal protein S18: MAFGKKPDFKKKPAQNPLFKRKRYCRFTVAGVEQIDYKDVDTLKDFIGENAKITPARLTGTKAKYQRQLDTAIKRARYLALLPFSDQHKK; the protein is encoded by the coding sequence ATGGCGTTTGGAAAGAAACCCGATTTCAAAAAGAAACCAGCTCAGAACCCATTGTTCAAGCGTAAGCGTTATTGCCGTTTCACTGTTGCTGGCGTAGAACAGATTGACTACAAAGACGTAGATACATTGAAGGACTTTATTGGCGAAAACGCCAAGATTACTCCTGCACGTTTGACAGGCACAAAAGCTAAATATCAGCGTCAGTTAGACACTGCTATCAAGCGTGCTCGTTACTTGGCTTTGTTGCCATTCTCCGATCAACACAAGAAATAA
- the priB gene encoding primosomal replication protein N has protein sequence MNHFTLTAFLVAKDAIRFTPAGIPVMHCQLEHSGEVSEVGAARKIQMSVEAIAIGPIQKGLEQMDLGAEAVFEGFLAPKTLRNQKLVFHITHIQLKN, from the coding sequence TTGAATCATTTCACCCTAACTGCATTCTTGGTAGCTAAAGACGCGATTCGATTTACACCAGCAGGAATACCGGTGATGCATTGCCAGCTAGAACATAGCGGCGAAGTAAGCGAGGTAGGAGCGGCTAGGAAAATTCAGATGAGTGTTGAAGCCATAGCAATTGGCCCGATACAAAAGGGCTTAGAGCAAATGGATTTAGGAGCCGAGGCAGTGTTTGAAGGATTCTTAGCACCCAAGACTCTACGTAATCAAAAACTTGTTTTCCATATTACCCATATTCAATTGAAAAATTAA
- the rpsF gene encoding 30S ribosomal protein S6, producing the protein MRHYEIVFIVHPDQSEQVPAMIDRYKATLAAAGGKIHRMEDWGRRQMAYMIDKLAKAHYVCMNIECDQKTLDELEHAFKFNDAVLRHLIIKTKKAETEPSIMMKEVQREEARKSAQSDAPVVAA; encoded by the coding sequence ATGCGTCATTATGAAATCGTTTTTATCGTCCACCCGGACCAAAGCGAGCAAGTGCCTGCGATGATCGATCGCTACAAAGCGACATTAGCTGCTGCTGGCGGCAAAATTCACCGCATGGAAGATTGGGGTCGTCGTCAGATGGCTTACATGATCGACAAACTTGCTAAAGCCCATTATGTTTGCATGAACATTGAGTGCGACCAGAAAACTCTGGACGAGCTCGAGCACGCATTCAAATTTAACGATGCTGTTTTGCGTCACCTCATCATCAAGACGAAGAAGGCTGAAACTGAGCCTTCCATCATGATGAAAGAAGTGCAACGTGAAGAAGCACGCAAATCAGCTCAATCCGACGCTCCTGTAGTAGCGGCTTAA
- a CDS encoding asparaginase, producing MSSNPGISEKTPHLLVLGMGGTIAGLAPNPEESPLQYKAGQVGVDALVAQVQSVVPEGVRLVSRQIANINSRNLTEAHLTSLGLAVIEALLDVAIKGIVITHGTDTIEETGLFLQVTCGKLAQTQSKRVILTGAMLPSNAPKADGPSNLLDALRWASTSIDNFPGGIYAVMDGRGCMAMDLAKRHATALNAPLQNAPSSSVGLINPSWLSGVKAVQAAWNEDLPIPKEGEWPWVEILTSHAGARPETITHWLGSAVQGFILAGSGQGGFHDDWVKPLDQAMVQDIALVRTTRTGAGATLRNIPELDRPGCCPSGSLTAPRARIALQLALNAEKQANKAGKPLTWQDFFARIADLPEIR from the coding sequence ATGAGTTCAAATCCCGGTATTTCTGAAAAAACACCCCATCTTTTAGTTTTAGGCATGGGCGGCACTATTGCAGGCCTCGCCCCCAATCCGGAAGAAAGCCCCCTTCAATACAAAGCTGGCCAAGTCGGGGTTGACGCTTTAGTGGCGCAGGTTCAATCAGTGGTGCCTGAGGGGGTAAGGCTGGTTTCACGCCAGATAGCGAATATCAATAGTCGTAATCTGACCGAAGCCCACCTTACTAGCCTTGGGCTTGCTGTCATTGAGGCTCTGCTAGATGTTGCTATAAAGGGAATTGTGATTACCCACGGCACCGATACGATTGAAGAAACAGGCTTATTTCTGCAGGTAACGTGTGGCAAGTTAGCGCAGACTCAGTCTAAGAGGGTTATTTTGACTGGGGCTATGCTTCCGAGTAACGCACCTAAGGCTGATGGACCCTCCAATCTTTTGGATGCCTTGCGCTGGGCCTCCACATCCATTGATAACTTTCCTGGTGGCATTTATGCGGTGATGGACGGGCGTGGATGCATGGCAATGGATTTGGCTAAGCGCCACGCTACGGCTTTGAATGCGCCATTACAAAATGCCCCATCCAGTTCGGTAGGCTTAATTAACCCATCTTGGTTATCTGGCGTGAAGGCCGTCCAGGCAGCATGGAATGAAGATTTACCGATTCCCAAGGAAGGTGAGTGGCCTTGGGTTGAGATCCTGACTAGTCACGCGGGTGCTCGTCCCGAAACCATCACACATTGGCTTGGTAGCGCCGTCCAGGGCTTTATTCTTGCTGGTTCGGGGCAAGGTGGTTTTCATGATGATTGGGTCAAGCCTTTGGACCAAGCGATGGTTCAGGATATTGCTTTGGTGAGAACGACTAGAACAGGTGCCGGGGCTACTTTGCGAAACATTCCTGAGTTAGATAGGCCTGGATGCTGTCCCTCAGGGTCTCTGACTGCGCCTAGAGCCAGAATTGCACTTCAATTGGCTTTAAATGCAGAAAAGCAGGCAAATAAAGCTGGTAAACCCCTGACTTGGCAGGATTTTTTTGCTAGAATAGCGGACTTACCTGAAATTCGGTAA
- the lexA gene encoding transcriptional repressor LexA, which translates to MDINTVDFLEELTALPKLTSRQSEILELITKAIEESGSPPTRAEIATQLGFASANAAEEHLRALAKKGYIELTPGTSRGIRIPQRFNQTHNPNKYRQMSLPSGALQQLTLPLIGRVAAGSPIMAVEHIEKQVPIDPSLFSKGADYLLKVVGMSMRDAGILDGDYLAVRKTSEVRNGDIVVARLDDEVTVKRWNQKKTADGMVIELQAENPDFKNILVNSRQPNFAVEGQAVGLIRAGGL; encoded by the coding sequence ATGGATATAAATACAGTCGATTTTCTAGAGGAGCTGACTGCCCTCCCCAAACTCACCTCACGTCAAAGTGAGATTTTGGAATTAATTACTAAGGCCATCGAGGAAAGTGGTTCACCTCCTACTCGCGCTGAAATTGCAACGCAACTGGGCTTTGCTTCCGCCAACGCTGCTGAAGAACACTTACGCGCCTTAGCAAAAAAAGGGTATATCGAACTAACACCCGGAACATCCCGCGGCATTCGTATTCCGCAACGATTTAATCAAACACACAATCCCAATAAATATCGCCAGATGTCATTACCTTCTGGCGCGCTTCAGCAACTCACACTGCCACTCATTGGTCGAGTTGCTGCAGGCTCTCCGATCATGGCTGTTGAGCATATTGAAAAACAAGTGCCAATTGATCCAAGCTTGTTTAGCAAAGGTGCTGATTATTTGCTGAAGGTGGTTGGTATGAGCATGCGCGATGCTGGCATTCTGGATGGCGATTATCTTGCAGTACGAAAAACTTCCGAGGTTCGTAACGGTGATATCGTGGTTGCGCGCTTAGATGATGAAGTCACCGTAAAACGTTGGAACCAAAAGAAAACTGCGGATGGCATGGTGATTGAATTGCAAGCCGAGAATCCAGACTTCAAAAATATTTTGGTAAACAGTCGTCAACCGAACTTTGCAGTTGAAGGCCAGGCTGTAGGCCTGATCAGAGCTGGCGGACTCTAA
- the pgsA gene encoding CDP-diacylglycerol--glycerol-3-phosphate 3-phosphatidyltransferase → MPFNLPIALTWLRVAAIPLVVAVFYLPNSWLTPFDKNLTATVIFIFAAATDWLDGFLARKMKQESAFGQFLDPVADKLIVAAALLVLLNMDRVQVWVALIIIGREITISALREWMALLGAGKSVAVHLVGKLKTTAQLVAIPFLLLNDTIFGWLNCAQVGTWLIWIASFLTLWSMFYYMKKALPQLVDKAE, encoded by the coding sequence ATGCCGTTTAATCTACCTATTGCCCTGACCTGGTTGCGCGTTGCCGCAATTCCGCTAGTCGTCGCAGTGTTCTATTTACCCAATAGCTGGCTTACCCCCTTCGACAAAAACCTCACAGCTACCGTGATTTTCATTTTTGCTGCAGCGACTGATTGGTTAGATGGATTCTTAGCTCGCAAAATGAAACAAGAGTCGGCATTTGGTCAATTTTTAGATCCGGTAGCAGACAAGTTAATTGTTGCTGCTGCATTGTTAGTTCTCCTGAACATGGATCGTGTGCAAGTTTGGGTTGCCCTCATCATTATTGGGCGTGAAATTACTATTTCAGCACTAAGAGAATGGATGGCACTCTTAGGTGCCGGGAAAAGTGTTGCTGTGCATCTGGTTGGCAAACTGAAGACCACAGCCCAACTTGTAGCGATTCCATTTTTATTATTGAACGACACTATATTTGGGTGGTTGAATTGCGCACAAGTTGGCACTTGGTTAATCTGGATTGCATCCTTTTTGACACTTTGGTCCATGTTCTATTACATGAAAAAGGCTTTGCCTCAGTTAGTTGATAAAGCCGAGTAA